The following proteins are encoded in a genomic region of Primulina huaijiensis isolate GDHJ02 chromosome 3, ASM1229523v2, whole genome shotgun sequence:
- the LOC140973386 gene encoding F-box/kelch-repeat protein SKIP30: MSGLIEGLPDAVALRCLARVPFYLHPNLELVSHSWRNAIHSNELFKAREEVNATEEFICVCAYDPDNLWQLYDPVHDLWITLPDLTSNIRHLAHFGVVSAAGKLYVLGGGSDAVDPLTGDQDGCFASDEVWSYDPITRQWSLCAAMTVPRVMFACCELDGKIIVAGGFTNSRKSISKAEIYDPEKDEWVPIPDLHHTHNSACTGVVIGGKVHILHKGLSTVQVLENIKQGWTVHDYGWLQGPMAVVKGELYIMSHGQIYKQERDSSKLIVSASEFRRKIGFAMIGLGDDIYIIGGVIGPDRMNWDIKATSDVDVLTLGSERPVWRQVAPITRCRGTVLGCTQLKL; encoded by the coding sequence ATGTCTGGACTCATTGAAGGACTTCCAGATGCTGTGGCCCTTAGGTGTCTTGCACGAGTCCCCTTTTATCTACATCCTAATTTAGAGCTTGTTTCGCATTCCTGGCGCAATGCCATTCACAGCAATGAGCTTTTTAAAGCCCGTGAGGAGGTCAATGCAACCGAGGAGTTCATATGTGTATGCGCTTATGACCCTGACAATTTGTGGCAGCTTTATGATCCTGTACATGACCTTTGGATTACTCTCCCGGATCTTACTTCAAATATCCGGCACCTTGCACACTTTGGTGTCGTGTCTGCTGCAGGAAAGCTATATGTACTAGGTGGTGGTAGTGATGCTGTGGACCCTTTGACTGGTGACCAGGATGGATGTTTTGCATCAGACGAGGTTTGGTCATATGATCCAATAACTCGGCAGTGGTCCTTGTGTGCAGCCATGACTGTCCCTCGTGTCATGTTTGCATGCTGTGAATTAGATGGAAAGATAATTGTTGCGGGTGGTTTTACCAACTCCCGTAAATCAATCTCCAAAGCCGAAATATACGACCCCGAAAAGGATGAGTGGGTTCCAATACCTGATCTCCACCACACACATAATTCTGCATGTACTGGTGTTGTTATTGGGGGTAAAGTTCATATCTTGCACAAGGGATTGTCAACGGTACAAGTCTTGGAAAATATTAAGCAGGGTTGGACTGTTCATGATTATGGTTGGCTTCAGGGTCCTATGGCAGTTGTTAAGGGTGAGCTTTATATAATGAGTCATGGCCAGATTTACAAACAGGAAAGGGATTCAAGTAAGTTGATTGTCTCTGCATCCGAGTTTCGTCGTAAGATTGGTTTTGCCATGATAGGCTTGGGAGACGATATTTACATAATTGGAGGTGTCATCGGGCCGGACAGGATGAATTGGGACATCAAGGCTACCTCCGATGTTGATGTTCTGACACTAGGCAGCGAGAGACCGGTTTGGCGTCAGGTGGCTCCTATAACGAGGTGCCGGGGAACTGTTCTTGGATGTACACAGCTAAAGCTTTAG